The sequence below is a genomic window from Anaerocolumna chitinilytica.
CAAAAACGCTAGATGCCTGGTATAATCTTTATAGGACTCATGAATCCGAATATTATTATGAGTTGATGAATTCAATCCAATAATGCTATGTCCTATTTAAGGAGGAATAAAAATGACTAATGGTAAAAAATATATTGGAGTGTCAGGTAAATACACAAAGAATGGAACACCTAACGGTTTTACATCAATTACCCCATTTATAGTAGTGAAGAATCCTTTAGAAGCAATAGAATTCTATAAAATGGTTTTCAATGCAAGGATCAAAGATATTACTGAAGTTCCTGATGAAGATGGTAATAAATTAGTTGTTCATGCGGAATTGGACTTTGGAAATGGTTTTTTACAGCTAGGTGCAGCGAATCCGTCATATAAATTGGTCTTGCCGCCAACTGAGGATAATGCATGTTATTCTTTTGCAATTTACGTTGCTGATGTTGATCAGACATTTGAAAATGCAGTGATAAGAGGAGCGCAGGTTAGAGAGCCGATTACCAACTTTGTTTCAGGTGACCGATACGGAAGTATTTTAGATCCCTTTGGAGTAAGATGGTCCATAATGACTAGAATCGAGGATTTATCGGAAGAAGAAAGCGTTCGTAGAGTAAGAGAATGGGCGGATAGCTTTAAAAG
It includes:
- a CDS encoding VOC family protein, which produces MTNGKKYIGVSGKYTKNGTPNGFTSITPFIVVKNPLEAIEFYKMVFNARIKDITEVPDEDGNKLVVHAELDFGNGFLQLGAANPSYKLVLPPTEDNACYSFAIYVADVDQTFENAVIRGAQVREPITNFVSGDRYGSILDPFGVRWSIMTRIEDLSEEESVRRVREWADSFKSAEKQK